The following proteins come from a genomic window of Salvia hispanica cultivar TCC Black 2014 chromosome 4, UniMelb_Shisp_WGS_1.0, whole genome shotgun sequence:
- the LOC125221098 gene encoding pumilio homolog 2-like, protein RITFSELGTRPMIGNNEKLFGDVFDKEMVFELREQRKQDSDDLEKELNLYRSGSAPPTVDGSRSAVGGLFNHGAGASAPAFADFTESSGNGFMSEEELRSDPAYLSYYHSNVNLNPRLPPPLISREDWRFAQRFQGGSSAIGDRRKVNRDDSGNGMRSMFPSPHSVNSNKHECEDMDRLQGHVEWGGDGLIGLPGLGLGSKQKSLVEIFKDDFSCATPNSTNPSRPASRSAFDENVNALSSSAEADLSHLYGDFTSSDPLLSSSNMHSSTGVEHCGGPSSYSYAAALGASLSRSSTPDPQRIARAPSPCPTPIGGGRAGNTEKRSINNASSFGGVSSHSKDTADLVAALSGVNLSNGIMDEEHHLSCHNEPNADGHKKYLLSLQGGENNVRQHIYKKNQELGESNMSSAPQPANTSTSVSVLSNGFMSHLSNNAYLQGELQENGVPSSNIYRKGSSSAAVNGVGGILPQYQLLGTPNSSFSNHRSAYPMSPISGQLGSPNLPPLFENAAAASAMAASGMDSRMLRVSNNIPELNLSRISNQMNGSVLQAPFVDPLYFQYLRTTEYSAAQVAALKNQSVDRNYMGDSYLNLLQKAYLGNLLPSPNSEYGVPLGGKTGVSSPHGYYGNPAFGLGMSYPGSPSSSPAIPHSVGGPGSPIRHGDFNRYHGGLRNAAGSIIGPWHLDPSFSSSLLEEFKSNKARCFELSEITGHVVEFSADQYGSRFIQQKLETATTEEKCMVFEEIFPQALVLITDVFGNYVVQKFFEHGLPSQRRELASELFGHVLTLSLQMYGCRVIQKAIEVIDVDQKIKMVEELDGHVMRCVRDQNGNHVIQKCIECVPEDHIQFIVSTFFDQVVTLSTHPYGCRVIQRVLEHCKDENTQMKVMEEIMGSVSMLAQDQYGNYVVQHVLEHGKPHERTTIIQELAGKIVQMSQQKFASNVVEKCLTFGDPSERQFLVTEMLGTTDENEPLQAMMKDQFANYVVQKVLEICSDQERELIMGRIKVHLNALKKYTYGKHIVARVEKLVATGERRIAAAAAAQTSNAV, encoded by the exons AGAATCACTTTCTCTGAATTGGGTACAAGGCCGATGATTGGGAATAATGAAAAGTTGTTTGGAGATGTGTTTGATAAGGAAATGGTTTTTGAGCTCCGTGAACAGCGGAAGCAAGATTCTGATGATCTTGAAAAGGAGCTAAATTTGTACAGGAGTGGATCAGCTCCACCTACTGTGGATGGTTCGCGGAGTGCAGTTGGTGGATTGTTCAATCACGGTGCTGGTGCAAGTGCTCCGGCTTTTGCTGATTTCACGGAAAGCAGTGGCAATGGGTTCATGTCAGAAGAGGAGCTTAGGTCTGATCCCGCATATTTATCTTATTATCACTCAAATGTCAATTTGAACCCGAGGCTGCCACCACCTCTTATCTCGAGGGAGGATTGGCGGTTTGCTCAGAGGTTTCAAGGAGGGAGTTCTGCcattggtgataggaggaaGGTCAATAGAGATGATAGTGGTAATGGAATGAGATCCATGTTTCCATCACCACATAGTGTCAACTCGAACAAGCATGAGTGTGAGGACATGGACAGACTGCAGGGTCATGTGGAGTGGGGCGGTGACGGACTAATTGGATTGCCTGGATTAGGACTAGGTAGCAAGCAAAAGAGTCTTGTAGAGATATTTAAG GATGACTTTAGCTGTGCTACTCCGAATTCTACAAACCCTTCCAGACCGGCCAGCAGAAGTGCTTTTGATGAGAATGTCAATGCTTTGAGCTCATCAGCAGAAGCTGATTTGTCTCATCTTTATGGAGATTTTACATCTTCAGACCCATTACTCTCGTCTTCAAATATGCACAGTTCAACAGGTGTTGAGCATTGTGGAGGACCTTCTTCATATTCTTATGCTGCTGCTTTGGGTGCATCCTTGTCAAGAAGCTCAACACCCGATCCTCAACGAATTGCAAGAGCTCCCAGCCCTTGCCCAACTCCTATTGGTGGAGGAAGGGCTGGGAATACAGAAAAAAGAAGCATTAATAATGCCAGCTCCTTTGGAGGAGTGTCTTCTCACTCAAAGGATACTGCTGATCTCGTTGCTGCCTTATCGGGAGTGAACCTCTCGAATGGCATCATGGATGAGGAGCATCATTTATCCTGTCATAATGAGCCTAATGCGGATGGTCATAAAAAGTATCTTTTATCTTTGCAAGGAGGCGAAAATAACGTTAGACAAcacatatataagaaaaatcaaGAACTTGGGGAGTCAAATATGTCTTCTGCACCTCAACCAGCAAACACAAGCACCTCTGTTTCTGTTCTAAGCAACGGTTTTATGTCACATCTCAGTAATAATGCATATCTACAAGGTGAGCTTCAAGAAAATGGTGTTCCTTCAAGTAACATCTACAGAAAAGGATCTTCTAGTGCTGCAGTGAATGGTGTAGGTGGCATACTTCCTCAGTATCAACTTTTGGGTACTCCCaattcatcattttcaaatCATCGAAGTGCCTATCCTATGAGTCCAATATCTGGTCAACTTGGGAGCCCCAATTTGCCTCCCCTCTTTGAGAATGCTGCTGCTGCATCAGCTATGGCTGCATCTGGAATGGACTCCAGAATGTTGCGAGTATCAAATAACATTCCTGAGCTGAATCTGAGCAGGATAAGTAACCAGATGAATGGGAGTGTGCTGCAGGCACCTTTTGTTGACCCTTTGTATTTTCAGTACTTGAGGACTACTGAATACTCTGCAGCACAAGTTGCAGCTCTTAAGAATCAATCTGTTGACAGGAATTACATGGGTGATTCATACTTGAACCTGCTTCAGAAGGCTTATCTTGGAAATTTGTTGCCTTCTCCAAATTCAGAGTATGGTGTTCCATTGGGTGGAAAAACTGGTGTATCTAGTCCTCATGGTTACTATGGAAATCCTGCTTTTGGACTTGGAATGTCTTATCCTGGAAGTCCCTCATCAAGCCCAGCAATTCCTCATTCAGTTGGAGGACCTGGTAGCCCCATCAGACACGGTGACTTTAATAGATACCATGGCGGGCTGAGAAATGCAGCTGGGAGTATCATTGGACCCTGGCACTTGGACCCTAGCTTTAGTTCATCTCTGCTGGAAGAGTTCAAGAGCAATAAAGCTAGATGCTTCGAGCTTTCAGAGATCACTGGCCATGTTGTTGAGTTCAg CGCTGATCAATATGGGAGCCGATTCATTCAACAAAAGCTTGAAACTGCCACAACAGAAGAGAAGTGCATGGTTTTCGAAGAAATTTTTCCTCAAGCTCTTGTACTAATTACTGATGTGTTTGGTAATTATGTAGTCCAAAAG TTTTTTGAACATGGCCTGCCATCACAAAGAAGAGAATTAGCCAGTGAGCTTTTTGGACATGTACTGACACTAAGCCTCCAGATGTATGGTTGCCGAGTGATACAAAAG GCAATAGAAGTTATTGATGTTGATCAGAAAATCAAAATGGTTGAAGAGCTGGATGGGCATGTCATGCGATGTGTTCGTGATCAAAATGGAAATCATGTCATTCAGAAGTGCATTGAGTGTGTTCCTGAGGatcatattcaatttattgtGTCAACATTTTTTGATCAAGTTGTCACCCTCTCCACTCATCCATATGGCTGTCGTGTGATCCAG AGAGTTCTCGAGCACTGTAAGGATGAAAACACCCAGATGAAAGTGATGGAAGAGATTATGGGGTCCGTAAGCATGCTAGCACAGGATCAGTATGGGAATTATGTAGTGCAG CATGTACTCGAGCATGGGAAGCCACATGAGCGCACAACCATAATTCAGGAATTAGCTGGAAAGATAGTTCAGATGAGCCAGCAGAAATTTGCATCAAATGTTGTTGAGAAATGCTTGACTTTTGGTGACCCAAGCGAACGTCAGTTCCTGGTGACTGAGATGCTTGGTACAACTGATGAAAATGAACCACTTCAG GCTATGATGAAAGACCAGTTTGCAAACTATGTCGTACAGAAAGTGCTGGAGATATGTAGCGATCAGGAGCGTGAACTGATCATGGGTAGAATTAAGGTCCATCTGAATGCACTGAAGAAATACACATATGGGAAGCATATAGTAGCTCGCGTAGAGAAACTTGTTGCCACTGGTG AGAGGAGAATCGCTGCTGCTGCCGCTGCTCAGACCTCAAATGCTGTGTAG